The proteins below come from a single Aegilops tauschii subsp. strangulata cultivar AL8/78 chromosome 6, Aet v6.0, whole genome shotgun sequence genomic window:
- the LOC109766455 gene encoding MEIOTIC F-BOX protein MOF: MPPGKRHGSAPPPVRGADRIGALPDPILQHVLSFLPAQAAVRTCVLARRWRHLWRSTRGLRFVGLDGADAVQGLRKFMDHLLVLRDRAADLDAVEIRFDRFSVADDEAYVNLWTRFAVTSKVRDLTVHIGASSYLDLDNLPLVSQHLRVMNLDGLSLQQKFLDLAGCPALEVLNMQHCDISVGRISSRSLKHLSLRSCRSNSNCWVHVSAPGLASLVLVRFGGTTPFLENMALLETARLDLSDDFDVCFDYDSDENSVPFNKDDSGDSVLLAALSGAKHLELVSAFQNFVFRRDLRQCPTFSKLKTVLLSEDWSEAPDLDALACVLKHSPVLEKLTLQLFTNKGPKQEMKMKGSYSSAERSAAISEHLKVVEVQCNVVNQGVFKVLKFLCAFNIRFSFE, encoded by the exons ATGCCTCCAGGGAAGAGGCACGGGAGCGCGCCGCCGCCGGTGCGCGGCGCGGACCGCATCGGCGCGCTCCCGGACCCCATCCTGCAGCACGTCCTCTCCTTCCTCCCGGCGCAGGCGGCCGTGCGGACGTGCGTGCTGGCCCGGCGCTGGCGCCACCTCTGGAGATCCACCAGGGGCCTGCGCTTCGTGGGCCTCGACggcgcggacgccgtccagggcctcCGCAAGTTCATGGACCACCTGCTGGTCCTGCGCGACCGCGCCGCCGACCTGGACGCCGTCGAGATCAGGTTCGACCGGTTCTCGGTGGCCGACGACGAGGCCTACGTGAACCTCTGGACCCGCTTCGCCGTCACGAGCAAGGTCCGCGACCTCACCGTCCACATCGGCGCCTCCTCGTACCTCGACCTCGACAACCTGCCCCTCGTCTCCCAGCACCTGCGGGTCATGAACCTCGACGGCCTAAGCCTGCAGCAGAAATTTCTTGATCTCGCCGGCTGCCCGGCGCTGGAGGTTCTGAATATGCAGCATTGCGACATCAGTGTTGGTAGGATATCGTCCCGTTCCCTGAAGCATTTGAGCCTCAGAAGCTGCCGCTCCAACTCCAATTGCTGGGTCCATGTCTCTGCCCCGGGCCTTGCCTCTCTGGTGCTGGTTAGATTCGGGGGCACAACCCCTTTTCTTGAGAACATGGCGCTGCTGGAGACCGCGCGGCTTGATCTTAGCGATGACTTCGATGTCTGTTTCGATTACGACTCCGATGAGAATTCTGTTCCTTTCAATAAAGATGACAGTGGCGATTCTGTGCTCCTGGCTGCTCTCTCAGGTGCTAAACATCTGGAGCTGGTATCTGCATTTCAAAAT TTCGTTTTCAGAAGAGATTTGAGGCAGTGCCCTACATTCAGCAAGTTAAAGACTGTATTACTCAGTGAGGACTGGTCTGAGGCTCCTGACTTGGATGCACTAGCTTGCGTTCTGAAACACTCACCAGTTCTAGAGAAGCTCACTCTTCAACTCTTTACCAACAAG GGACCAAAACAAGAAATGAAAATGAAAGGAAGCTACAGTTCAGCGGAGAGATCGGCTGCAATATCAGAGCACCTTAAAGTAGTTGAAGTCCAGTGTAATGTGGTCAATCAGGGAGTTTTCAAAGTTTTGAAGTTCCTCTGTGCATTTAATATAC GATTCAGTTTTGAGTAG
- the LOC109766484 gene encoding uncharacterized protein — protein MSPLRFLAAGRLSSRRIRGGGPARRLLHRSGNHADGARGSGFSARFPMGGSNKLRASVAAVGALSAALIGAKLYLRKHRKQPISESSGWELTDKDAATLEEQDLEKEAAMKARFEEWMVKYERRYKSEEEKAMPYREFKRHCKNAERANMLSRGGATFGPNNLADLTEEEGLCRSGGECEPTFAHRLGYPYRRAVEWWVLGK, from the exons ATGTCGCCGCTTAGATTCCTCGCCGCGGGGAGGCTCTCCTCACGCCGGATCCGCGGAGGAGGACCAGCGAGGCGGCTCCTCCACCGCTCC GGGAACCATGCGGACGGTGCCCGGGGATCTGGCTTCTCTGCCCG TTTTCCCATGGGAGGCAGCAACAAGCTGCGTGCCAGCGTCGCGGCGGTGGGTGCCTTATCTGCCGCCTTGATCGGAGCAAAGCTGTATCTCAGAAAACACAGAAAGCAACCAATATCTGAATCTTCAG GTTGGGAGCTAACCGATAAGGATGCGGCGACGCTGGAGGAGCAGGACTTGGAGAAGGAGGCGGCCATGAAGGCGAGGTTCGAGGAGTGGATGGTCAAGTATGAGCGCAGGTACAAGAGCGAAGAGGAGAAGGCTATGCCGTACAGGGAGTTCAAACGCCATTGCAAGAACGCCGAGAGGGCCAACATGCTCTCCCGTGGAGGCGCCACGTTCGGGCCGAACAACCTCGCCGATCTGACCGAGGAAGAGGGGCTCTGTCGGAGCGGAGGTGAGTGTGAGCCCACCTTCGCGCATAGGTTGGGGTACCCGTACCGGCGCGCCGTCGAATGGTGGGTTCTGGGCAAGTGA
- the LOC109766444 gene encoding uncharacterized protein translates to MGGGRKRRRRDGSDAPPVMHPRNRYAAAAPDFAALASLYPSFAPFVTVSGGGRASVDFTDFAATRELTRVLLLHDHGVNWWIPDGQLCPTVPNRSNYIHWIEDLLSSDLIPRISNSSETVRGFDIGTGANCIYPLLGASLLGWSFVGSDVTDVALEWAKRNVESNPHLAGLIEIRNANEAPCSSKSETVAEEAVRENTSEPVDSVVRSIAPIFVGVVKDSESFDFCMCNPPFFESMEEAGLNPKTSCAGTAEEMACPGGEQAFITHIIEDSVSFKNSFRWFTSMVGRKANLKLLVSKVREAGASVVKTTEFVQGQTARWGLAWSFIAPRKNVIRSSTPGKVHHSFMLQGLRRGNGAFQVLKSAETFFCASNLSCKTDSLSFSIDVTLSDEQTQAATLDGDDLPGSVEDDSTKVHSTVTGASFRISVFEQMPGTLLIKGSLLNKSLSGTFTSLFSQLEETLKTEFVSKDR, encoded by the exons ATGGGCGGCGGGAGGAAGCGGCGCCGGCGCGACGGCTCGGACGCGCCGCCGGTGATGCACCCGCGCAACCGCTACGCCGCCGCGGCGCCGGACTTCGCGGCGCTGGCGTCGCTCTACCCCTCCTTCGCCCCCTTCGTCACCGTGTCCGGCGGGGGCCGCGCGTCCGTCGACTTCACCGACTTCGCCGCCACGCGGGAGCTCACgcgcgtcctcctcctccacgACCACGGCGTCAACTG GTGGATTCCGGATGGACAGCTTTGTCCTACTGTTCCTAACAGATCCAACTACATCCATTGGATTGAGGATCTTCTCTCTTCCGATCTCATACCACGAATATCCAACTCAAGTGAGACAGTGAGGGGTTTTGACATAGGCACGGGTGCCAATTGCATCTACCCTCTCCTCGGAGCATCATTACTGGGCTGGAGCTTCGTTGGATCTG ATGTGACTGATGTTGCTCTTGAATGGGCTAAGAGGAATGTGGAGAGCAACCCACATCTAGCAGGTCTAATTGAAATCAGAAACGCAAATGAAGCACCCTGCTCTTCGAAGTCTGAAACAGTTGCTGAGGAAGCAGTCAGGGAGAACACTTCAGAGCCAGTGGATAGTGTGGTGAGGTCAATAGCACCTATTTTTGTGGGTGTTGTGAAGGATAGTGAGAGCTTTGACTTCTGTATGTGCAATCCACCTTTCTTTGAGAGTATGGAGGAAGCTGGCCTTAACCCAAAAACATCTTGTGCTGGAACTGCTGAAGAGATGGCTTGCCCTGGTGGCGAGCAAGCCTTTATAACACATATAATTGAAGACAGTGTTTCCTTTAAGAACTCTTTCAG GTGGTTTACGTCGATGGTTGGCAGAAAAGCAAATCTAAAACTATTAGTATCCAAAGTCCGTGAAGCTGGGGCCTCAGTTGTGAAAACTACTGAGTTCGTGCAAGGACAAACAGCAAGATGGGGCCTTGCATGGTCGTTCATTGCTCCGAGAAAAAATGTTATAAGATCCAGTACACCAGGAAAAGTCCACCATTCTTTCATGCTTCAG GGTCTCCGACGTGGAAATGGTGCGTTTCAGGTGTTGAAGTCAGCTGAGACCTTTTTCTGTGCATCTAATCTATCATGTAAAACCGATTCTCTGTCATTTTCTATTGAC GTTACATTGTCAGATGAGCAGACTCAGGCTGCAACATTGGATGGTGATGACCTTCCTGGTTCTGTTGAAGATGACTCTACAAAGGTGCATAGCACTGTTACAGGAGCATCCTTCCGTATTTCG GTGTTCGAGCAGATGCCTGGCACACTGTTAATCAAAGGTTCATTATTGAACAAGTCACTGTCAG